A stretch of Cupriavidus necator DNA encodes these proteins:
- a CDS encoding TetR/AcrR family transcriptional regulator — MTDTQPTTPQPRGPVDHGVRNQIVEAATEHFSLYGYEKTTVSDLAKAIGFSKAYVYKFFDSKQAIGEVICCNCLNQMRQAVDEAVAGADSASERLRRLFGTLAEAGSRLFFQDRKLYAIAVVACEEQWASARAYDAHMQQLILQIVREGRESGEFERKTPLDETAHAIYLVMKPYLDPLQLQHNLDFVEVAPAQLSSLILRSLAP, encoded by the coding sequence ATGACCGATACCCAACCCACCACTCCCCAGCCGCGCGGTCCCGTGGACCACGGCGTGCGCAACCAAATCGTGGAGGCGGCCACCGAGCACTTCAGCCTCTACGGATATGAAAAGACCACGGTGTCCGACCTGGCCAAGGCCATCGGATTCTCGAAGGCCTACGTCTACAAGTTCTTCGACTCTAAGCAGGCAATCGGCGAGGTCATCTGCTGCAACTGCCTCAACCAGATGCGGCAGGCCGTGGACGAGGCGGTGGCCGGCGCCGACTCGGCCTCCGAGCGGCTGCGACGCCTCTTCGGCACGCTGGCGGAGGCTGGCAGCCGGCTTTTCTTCCAGGACCGCAAGCTGTACGCCATTGCCGTGGTGGCCTGCGAGGAACAGTGGGCTTCGGCCCGCGCCTACGATGCCCATATGCAGCAACTGATCCTGCAGATCGTGCGCGAGGGGCGCGAGTCGGGTGAGTTCGAGCGCAAGACGCCGCTCGACGAAACGGCTCACGCCATCTACCTCGTGATGAAGCCCTACCTCGACCCGCTACAGCTCCAGCACAACCTTGACTTCGTCGAAGTGGCGCCGGCGCAGCTCAGCAGCCTGATCCTGCGCAGCCTGGCACCCTGA